Within the candidate division KSB1 bacterium genome, the region AGGCGCGAAGTGATGACACACCGTCTGACCTTGTTGAAATAGAAGCTGGTCTGCCGCCTGCCGCAAACGGCGGTGGCGCCGAAAGTATCGAGGGGCAGGTGTCAGTTGGGGGGAAGGCGGTGCGACCGCGACTTACTGCTCCAGCGGCTTTTCGGAGCTCTCGACGGTGGGAGCGGCTTCGCGCTTCAGGGTGCCGATGGTAATGAAGCTGTAGAGATTGCGACCGCAACTGTTTTCACAGCGAAACTCGCGGAAAATGCGGTCGCATTCCTCCTGACTGTGAACCAGATGGCGTTTGACATTGCCACAAGCTTCGCAGGTAATGATCAATTCTGTGTACTCGATGCCATCCATGAGTTCGGGTGTGGTTGATGTGGGAAAAGGAATCTCGGGCAAAAAAGCACCGCCATTATACTGGAATCTGGGTAGGATTGCAAGCAAAAAAATGCTTGCACACCAGGGGAGTTTTGGTTATATTCGCCGTCACCAAGCGGGAGTAGTTCAGTGGTAGAACACCACCTTGCCAAGGTGGGGGTCGCGGGTTCAAGCCCCGTCTCCCGCTCCACAACGACCCAGACTGAACACAGGCAGACGCTCACCACGTTTGCCTGTCTTTTTAATGAGCCAGGCGGATTGCGCTTTGCAGATCAAGTGATAACCGCCGGCGGGTTGGCGGCGTAGCCAAGTGGTTAAGGCGGAGGTCTGCAAAACCTCTATTCATCGGTTCGACTCCGATCGCCGCCTCAGTGCTTGCGCTTCCGGCGCCGGGGTGGCGGAACTGGTAGACGCAAGGGACTTAAAATCCCTCGGTTGCGAATGTAACCGTGCCGGTTCGAGTCCGGCCCTCGGCACAGCAAGAGTCTTCGCGGCTTGTGGCTCGCCTGAGTCTACAGGCCTTTTTTGTTTCAGGCAAGCGCGGCCGGCGGGGAAGCGTGCCTGCACTGCAGCGCCGCCACTGCCTCGGCAGTTCAACCTCTCTTTGACCTCATTCAGGAAGGGAAATCATGGGCTTCATGACCGACGCCGTGCACGCCGGCCAGCACCCGGAGGAAACCACCGGTGCAGTGATCGTGCCAATCTTTCAAACCGCCACCTATGCCCAGGAGGCGCCGGCGGTGCACAAAGGGTATGAATACGGTCGCACCGGCAATCCCACCCGCCTGGCGCTGGAGAAGAATCTCGCGGCACTGGAACGCGGCCGGTTTGCCCATGCCTTCTCTTCAGGCATGGCCGCCACCTCGACGGTCACCAAGCTGCTCAAAGCCGGGGATCACGTGGTGTGCACCGCCAACGTCTATGGCGGCACCGCGCGTTACTTTCGGCAAGTGATGGCGGACTTTGGTCTGCAATTCGATTTTGTCGACACTTCTTCACTCGAGCAAGTCGCGCAGGTTTGGCGGCGTGAGACCAAAATGCTGTTTGTGGAATCGCCGACCAATCCCCTGCTCATCCTGTCCGACTTGCGTGCGCTCGCGGATTTTTGTCATGAGCGCAAGGCTCTGCTGGTGGTGGACAACACCTTTCTCAGCCCATATTTCCAGCGCCCCCTGGAGCTGGGTGCCGACCTCGTTGTTCACAGCACGACCAAATTCATCAACGGCCACAGTGATGTCATCGGCGGCGTGGTGGTGACCAGCAATGCGGCGGTGGCAGAACGCCTGGCCTTTCTGCAAAACGCGGTGGGTGCAGTGCCCAGCCCGTTTGACTGCTGGTTGATTCTGCGCTCGACCAAGACACTGCCGCTGCGCATGCGGCAAAGCAACGCCAACGCCATGGCCATTGCCAACTTTCTGGCCGCGGATCCCCGTGTCGTGAAGGTCTACTATCCCGGCCTGGCCTCCCATCCGCAGCATGAACTGGCGAAGCGGCAACAACTCGACCCCTACGGCCAGCCGGGCTTCGGCGGCATGATTTCATTTGAGCTGGCTGATTTCGACACGGCCAAAACTTTTCTCAAAGGCATCAAGTTGTTCACGCTGGCGGAGAGCCTGGGCGGCGTGGAGAGTCTGATTTGCCATCCCACCTCCATGACGCATGCCTCGGTTCCGCCGGAGATGCGCCAGCGCATCGGCCTGCGCGACGGCCTGGTGCGCCTGTCCGTCGGCATTGAAGACGCCGAGGACTTGATCGCCGACTTGCAGCGCGGCTTGCAGCTCATTTCCTGACGGGCGCGCGTCCCGATTCACATTCCCCTGCCGGTGAAGCTGATCAACAACAAGATCTTCGCCAGCGCAGTGCGGCGGTTGCGCCTCGCTGGCGGTTGCGCTGCCGCGGTTGTTTTGCTGCTGGCGCCACCGCTGCGCCCGCAGGACTGGCAGTATCTCCACGCCGGCCGCTTCACCCTCGCCCACGTTGCCTCGGAAGAAAAACTCGCGGCCGGTCTGCTTGTCGAGCTCGAGCGCCAGCAGCAACAGCTCAGCGAACGCCTGCAGTTCCGTCCACGCCGCCCGCTCACGGTTTTTCTCTGCCCCAGCCAGTACAGTTTCGATTATCTCACCCGTCACCTCGTTCCTGATTGGGGCGAGGCGGCGGTGGACGTGAACGGGGGGCGCATGTTTCTCAAATCACCGGCTGCCAACCGCGGCCGTGAGTTGCAGCCGGCAACGCTGCGGCATGAACTCGTGCATGTGATGCTCGCCGAGATGGTGGTGCCCCACCGTGCGCCGCGCTGGTTCGATGAAGGCGTGGCCACCTGGCTGTCCGGTGAAACCCAGCATGTCTCCCCGACGCTCATTTCCAGCGCCATGGCGACGCACTCGCTGCTTTCCTTCGATGCCATCGAAGAGCTGCTCACTTTTCCCAATCCCCGCGCCGGCCTGGCCTATTCCATCAGCTTTCACGCGGTGAATTACCTCGTGCAACAGTACGGCGAGGCGGCACTCGTGCAATATGCCCGCAGCCTGGCCGCGCAGGGCGATCCGCGTGCCGCCTTTCAGGCGGCCTTCCAGAAGGATCTGTGGGATTTTGAAGCCGAATACTTCGACTATCTGCGCGCGAATTTCCGCTGGTATTTCCTGCTCGATGAGAATGTGCTGTGGAGCCTTGCCCTCCTGTTGCTGGTGGTGGCGGGGTTTATTGCCACCCGCCGTCGCATCCGGCGCCGCATGCGGGAAATGCAGGAGGAAGACCGCGACCCGACCTGGCACGAAGCTGACCCCGCGGGCCAGGCTTGAACGGTTCGCGGAAATCTTCGCGGACCGGCCGCCAGCAAACAACTGTCAACCGTGAAGGTGCGCGCCTCGAGGCAAAGGGGAATTGGCATTCATGCACCGTGCTGCGCGGCTGACATCTTGAAAAAGCAAAGAATTCACTTGCGACAGAACCGCGGCCGGCGGCTTGCATTTTTGCGGCTGCTTTGATACCTTGCCGCGACTTTTCGACCGGCAAACCACGCGCCCGCTGCGGCGCCGCGGCAAAATTTCTTCTGAAAACAGGGAGGAGGGATGCGCATCGCATTTGCGACGAGTGAGTGTGTGCCCTTTGTCAAAACCGGCGGCCTGGCGGATGTCAGCGGCGCCCTGCCGCGCGCGCTGGCGGAGGCCGGCATGGAAGTCAAGGTCTTCCTGCCATTGTATGATTCCATACGCGTGCTCGATCATGGTCTCCTTTTCGCCGGCGAGTTGCGCGACCTCCCCCTGCAAATTGGCAATCTCAATCTCACCTGCAACACCTGGTACAAAAAAACGCCCGGACTGAGCCTGGAACATTACTTCATCGACTGCCCGCATTATTTCCACCGCGGCCGGGTTTACACCTCCGATTATGATGAAGACGGCCGTTTCATCCTGCTGCAACAGGCCCTCATCAGCATCCTGCAGCGCTATCATTGGGCGCCGCAGGTGTTGCATGCCAATGACTGGCCCACTGCCCTGCTGCCCGTTTATTTGAAGGACAAATATTACTGGGACCGGCTGTTTGACCACACGGCCAGCGTGCTTTCCATCCACAATCTCGGCTATCAGGGCCGCTTCGGCCGGGAGAGCATCGCGGCAGCCGGGCTGTCCTACGACAAATACTATCCCGGCGGGCCGTATGAATTCCACAACTCGTTTTCCTTCCTGAAAACCGGGATTCTCTACGCCGATCTCATCACCACGGTGAGTGAAACCTATGCCCGCGAGATTCAAACTCCCACCTCTGGCGAGGGCTTGCAGGACATCCTGGCGATGCGGCGCGCGGATCTGCACGGCATTTTGAACGGCATCGATACCAGCGAGTGGAATCCCCGCGTCGACAAGTACATTCCCCACCGCTATGATTTTGACTCCTTCGCGACCAAGGTGCGCAACAAGCAGGCGCTGCTCGCCCGCTTCGGCCTGCCTTTCGATCCCGAGGTGCCGGTGATCGGCATGATCTCGCGTTTGACACCGCAAAAAGGCCTGGAGTTGCTGGCGGGTGCATTTCATGATCTCATGCAAATGCCGCTGCAAATCATCGTGCTGGGCGAGGGCGAGCGAAAATACGAGGAGTTCCTGCAGTGGGCGGTCAGCGCCCATCCGGGAAAGGTGGGGGTGTATCTCGGCTTCAACAACGAATTGGCACACTGGATCACCGCCGGCTGCGACATGTTTCTGATGCCCTCGCGCTATGAGCCATGCGGCTTGAATCAAATGTACAGTCTGAACTATGGCACCGTGCCGATCGTGCGCCGCACCGGCGGCCTGGCGGACACCGTGCACGATTACCATGAATTCCACGGCCAGGGCAACGGCTTTTCGTTTCGTGATTTCACCCCGTATGCCCTGTTTACCAGCGTGCAGCGGGCCGTGCGGCTGTTTCACGAAAAAGCGATCTGGCGTGAAATGGTGCGCCGTGGCATGTCAGAGGATTTTTCGTGGCAGCACGCAGCGCAGAAATATTTGGAAGTGTATCGTCTCGCGGCTGCGCGCAAGCAGTAAACCGGCCGGCCTCCCCGCCGCACCGCTGGCTGCAGCATCGCTGACCATTCAGCCACGGGTCACGGCTTGCAACGGCTCTGCGGTGCAGTTGCGTGTCATGGCAAAGCCGTTGCAGATCCCGCCAAAGTCTTCCGCGCAAGCGCGGTCACAGACGAGCCGCGGCTGCGCCGTCGCAGATTTTCGCCGGTGCACTGTCCGCAGCATTTGATCCCTGCCGGTGGCGCCCCTCATTTGCCCGGCAACGTTATGCCCAGCGTTTTGCACAAGAAGGCATGGATATCGGCGGCTTCTTCGATCTGTTTCGTGGTGGGTTTGCCGCCGCCGTGACCGGCTTTGGTTTCGATGCGAATCAGGATGGGGTTTGGTCCGGCCTGCGCCGCCTGCAGCGTGGCGGCGAATTTTTTCGCATGCGCCGGCACCACGCGATCATCGGTATCGGCGGTGGTGATCAGCGTCGGCGGATAGGCCACCCCCGGTTTGACATTGTGCAGGGGCGAATAGGCATAAAGAAACTTGAAATCCTCCGGTTTGTCGGGATTGCCGTAATCGGAAATCCAGTAACGCCCCACGGTGAATTTGTGATAGCGCAGCATGTCGATCACCGGCACCTGGCAAATGACCGCGCCAAAAAGCTCCGGCCGTTGCACCAGGCAGGCCGCCACCAACAGGCCGCCGTTGCTGCCGCCGCTGATCGCCAGCTTGCGCGGATTGGTGTAGCCGTTGACGCACAGCCACTCCGCCGCCGCAATGAAATCATCGAACACGTTTTGCTTGCGCGCCAGCGTTCCGGCTTGATGCCATTCCTCGCCGTACTCCCCGCCGCCGCGCAAATTGGGAACCGCCAGCACCCCGCCGTTTTCCAGCCACAACGCGTTGCTCACCGAGAAGTAGGGCGTCAGACTCACGTTGAAACCGCCATAGCCGTACAGCAAAACCGGATTCCCGCCATTGCGCGCCAGCCCGCGTTTGTGCGTGAGGAACATCGGCACGCGCGTGCCGTCTTTGGACGTGTAGAAGATCTGCCGTGTCTCGTAGGGTGTGGGATCGAACTTGACCGCCGCGCCGCGGAATTTCACCAGGAGATCGGTGGTGAAATCATAGCGGTGGATCGTGGCCGGAAAGAGAAACGAGGTGAACTGCAGGAACATTTCGCTGTCCTGGCGCCGGCCTGAAAGCCCGGAGATCGAACCAATGGTTGGCAGCGGCAGCTCGCGCACGAAACCGCCGTCGCGATCGAATACTTTCAACACATGATGGGCATCGCGCATATAGGCCACCACGAACTGGTTGTTGACCATGGTGGCGAAGGAAATAACCTCCGGCTGCTCGGGGATGATTTCCCGCCAATGTTCACGCGCCGGCTGTTTCAGGTCGATGGCGATGATGCGGCCGCGCGGTGCCTGCAAGTCGGTTTGAAAGTAAAAGATCGTGCTGTCGTTGTCGATCGGGCTGTAGCCGGCGTCCGCCTCGTCCAGCAGGCGGATGAACGGGCCGTCGCTGTCCACCTCGCGATAGTAAATGCGATTTTTGGGATCGGTGCCGTGATAGACGTAGAGCACGAGATATTTGCCGTCATCGGTGATCATCGGACTGAAGCCCAGCTCTTTGAAGTCCGGCCGCTCGAACACCAATTGATCTTGCATTTGCGGCGTGCCCAGGCGATGGTAGTAGACGCGATTGAAATTGTTCTCATCCTCCTTCGCCACCGTGCCCGGCTCCGGAAAACGGTTATAATAGAATCCCTGGTGATCATGCCGCCACGCGATGCCGGCAAACTTGCACCAGTGCAGTGTTTCCGGGAAATCCTCGCCGGTGTCGATATTGCGAATCCTGATCTCCTGCCAGTCGCTGCCGCGGCTGGAGAGACCATAGGCCAGCAGCCTGCCATCTTTGCTGTAGCTCTGGTTGGTCAGCGCCACCGTGCCATCGGCGCTGAGTTGATTGGGGTCGAGCACGACCCGGGCCTCGCCGTCAAGTGTCTCCTGCATGTACAGCACGGCTTGATTCTGCAGGCCGTCATTTTTGGTGTAGAAGTAGCGGCCGCCTTCGCGCACCGGCACGGAGTAGCGGGGATAATTCCACAGCTCGGTGAGGCGCTGTTTGAGCGCGGCGCGGCTGCTGATCTGCTTCAGATAGCCGAAGGTCAGTTCATTCTGTGCCGCCACCCAGGCGCGCGTGTCTTCCGCTTCCGCCTCTTCGAGCCAGCGATACGGATCCGCGACGCGCACGCCATGATAATCGTCGACCACTTCGACCTTTTTGCTGTGCGGGTATTGCAGCGGCTGCGCCGGCAGCGCCAGCACCGAACCCAGCAGCATCATCATGCTCCTTGCGCAAACACCGGTCCACGACTTTTTGATCTTGACAACGGCTTCCGTGTACACGAGTGGTCCTCCTTTCTTAGAACATGTTGATCGCGAGGCGGCGCGTTTCTCCGGCGCGCAGCACGATCGTCTCGGTTTTTTCCCCGAGTTGGGGATGCACAAACTTCAATTCACACGCGCCGGGCAGCAGCAGGAGCGTGTGTTCGCCGGCGTGCGGCTCCCGGCGCTCACCATTGACATACACCTCGGCCCACGGGTTGATTTGCAGTTCGACCTGTGCCACGTGATCCCACAGCGAAAAGAATAGCGTATCCGGCGAGTGCGCGGCAAGATTCATGGGCAGGCGGAGGGGCGGGAACTTCGGATTCTTGAGGATGAGGGCATGCACGCCAGGAGAGAGGGACAGCGGCGTGGCCAGTGGCGTCATGCCGAGCGAGTCGTCATCGACAAAAACATAGGCCCACGGATTGCTTTGAATGTACAGCATGCGAGATGGCGGCACGCCGGCGCTGTCCACGGCAGGCGGTGCCGCCGGCGGCACCGGGGTGACCGTTGGCGCACTTGCGGCCGCGGCATTGTCCTGCGGCTGTGGTTTTGGCAGGGTGTGCACCGGCTGGAGGGAATCTGCCGCCAGTGGTGCGGTGGTGAACTGGACGGTCTTGCCTTGCGGTGCTTCCCCCGTCCTGGCATGAAATCCCCAATATGCCAGCAGTAGCGCCAGCATCAGACTGGCGGAAGCAGCAAGCCAGCGCCGCCGTATGCCGGGCTTTGACGGTGGCGAAGCGGGCGGTTCGGCGCGCATGAAATCGGCGGCAGCTGGCAACGGCCAATTCTCCGGTGCCGCCAGATACTCGCGCAGCCGCTGTTGCTGCGTTTCCGGGGTGCCGAGCACGAAATGCTGCGCCAGCCAGCTTCGCACGTTTTCTGCGCTGTTCGGGCGCATTGCCGGTTTCTTGGCCAGCAGATGCGCGAACAATTCGTCGAGCACGGCTGGCGCATGCGGGTTGAGGGTGGTGATGGGCAGGGGGGCAACGCGCACGATGGCATTGATTTCCCCGCCAGCGGAAGTGGATTGAAACGGCCGGGCACCGGCAAGCATTTCATAAAGCAGAATGCCCAGGGCGAAGAGATCGATGGCGGGCGTGGCCTTTTCGCCGAGAATGATTTCCGGTGCGAGATAGCCGGGCGAGCCGGTCAATCCGCTGCCGGCCGGCTGCGCGGCATGTGAAGTGGCGAGGTCGAAGTCACACAGCTTGACACAGCCGTCATGGCCGATCAGGATGTTTTCCGGTTTGAGATCACGATGGATGAAATGATGGCGGTGAATTTCCGCGACACCGGCGAGGACATTGTCGAACAGGGTAAGGGCAATGGTGACCGGCAATTTGCCGCCGTGCGGGGAATGCTGCAACAGGCTGCGCAGGGTCCGGCCCTCGAGGTACTCCAGCGTCAGGTAGCGCAACCCCTCAGCCGTGCCGTATGCAATGAGCTTCACGAGATTGGGGTGGGAGAGGCGGGCGTAGATTGCAGCCTCCTGTTCGAAGCGCGTGGCGGCCGCGGACGCGCTGTCGTCAGTGATGAAGGTTTTCACCAGCACCAGTTGCTGGGTGCGGCGGTCGAGCCCGCGATACGTGGCGCCGGTTGCGCTGCGCTTGATTTCGGCGAAGAGCTGGAAGTTGCCGAGGGTTTTCATGCCGGTCGAAACCTGGGGCACTGCCTGTAAATCGACGCGCGGCTTGCCGGAAAGCCGGCACACGCGCCACGGTCATCAAATGCCCGGGCATGGCTGTGCCTCACAGCCACCCGAGGCTGAATGCTCCCCCCGCAATCGCCTCACCCGCGAGAATAATTGGTGGCGGCGCGCCAACATCAGCGCCCGGGCGTTTCGGCACCCAGCAAAGTTCATGTCCGTGCCGGGCTTTGTGAAAATTCCGGGGAGGCAACGGCCAGGCGGAGACAACCGCATTGCCATGAAGATCCCGCAACACAGGCTTCCAGCCTGCCGGCAAACAGGAGGCCTGCGCCACGTTTTCATCCCGATGGGTGCCCATACGGGCATGGCAAATTTCCCCGGAAGTCGGCGGGTTGTGGCGAAGCGACTAATCCGTTGCCTTGAAACGTACAGCCCTCCGCCATGTCATGCTGCAGGAATTTGCCATGTGCATTGGCACACCCATTACGATGAAAACGTCTGCAGGCAGGCTGGAAGCCTGCGCCACGGCATTTTCGTGGTAATCCTGTGAAGATTCAGGCGCGGTGCCGGAGGCCTGGCCGGATTCCCGCTGAATGACACCCGGAATCATCCCTGCCAACCATCAGGTGTTCTGCCACTCCTTCAGGCGGTAATGCAGCCAGCGCCGCGAGACACCGAGTGTTTTCGCCGCTTCCGTCACATTGCCGTGGTGTTGCTGCAACACGCGCTCGACGATTCTGCGCTCATGGTCGCGCAGCGATTGCAGTTCCGTGGTTTCGGGAGCGGAGGGGGTTTCGAGCCGCAAATCCGCGGGGGTGAGATAGTCGCCTTTGGCGAGCAGCACGGCCCGCTCGATGGTGTTGCTCAGCTCGCGCACATTGCCGGGCCAGTCGTGGTTGAGCAGCGCCGTGATTGCCTCGGGCGAGAAGCCGGCAATCGGGCGTTTGGCTTTGGATGCGGCGCGGTCGAGAAAATGCTGGGCCAGCAGAATGATGTCATGGCCGCGATGGCGCAGCGCGGGCAGGTGAATGGTGATGACATTCAGGCGATAGTACAAATCCTCGCGAAAGCGTCCGGCCTTCACTTCGGCGGCGAGATCCTTGTTGGTGGCGGCGAGCACGCGCACGTCGATCTTGCGCACTTTGCTCTCGCCGATGCGCCGCACTTCGCGCTCCTGCAGCACGCGCAACAGCGCGGTTTGAATTTTGGGGCTGATGTCGCCGATTTCATCGAGGAAAATCGTGCCGCCATCCGCCTCTTCGAACAGGCCCTTCTTCTCGTGTGCGGCACCGGTGAAGGCGCCCTGCTTGTGGCCGAAAAGTTCGCTTTCCAGCAGTGTCTCGGGCAGCGCGCCGCAAAACAGCGCGATGAAAGGCTTGTCCTTCAGCCGGCTGTTGTAATGCAGGGCGCGCGCAATCAATTCTTTGCCGGTGCCGCTCTCGCCGAGGATGAGCACGGTGGCGCTGGTGTCCATCACGCTGCGCACGGTGTCCAGCACGCTGCGCATGGCCGGGCTCTGGCCGATGATGCCGGTGAATTCGCTGGCCCCGGCCATGGCCTGGCGCAGCCGCCGGTTTTCGCTGCGGAGCTGGTCGTACATCTGCGCGTTTTCGATGGCGATCGCGGCCTGGTGCGCAAAGGCGTTGAGAAACGGTTCCATTTCCGGACGGAACTTGCCGCGCGTCTCCGTGCTGTCGATGTAGATTGCGCCCAGCCGCCGCGTCTTGACCCGCAACGGCAGACAGGCGGCGGCCACGATTTTCTGGTCGAAGATGCTTTCCGAAGAGCGGAAGCGCGCATCGTCCGCGGGATTGTAGGTGATCAGTGTCCCGCCACCTGCCAGCGCCGCCTCCACGATGCTGCGCGAGAAAGGTGCCATCGCATTGAGCGCGTTGGGGTCGAGATTGTGCGCCACCCGCACCTGCAAATCCGCGGGGTCATCCTTTTCCGACATCAGGATGAAGCCGCGCTGGGCATTCACCGTCTGCAGCGCGATCGCCAGAATGCGCTGCAGCAGCTCATCAATGTCATAAATGGTGTTGATGCTCTCGCTGATCTGCGACAGCGCAAGCAGGGGGTCGGAGAATTCCGCAAGGGGTTCGGACATAGGCACCTGTCGCTGGCAGACCGCCGGGCACGGCCTGCGGTCGTCATTGTCTCAACCAACTCACTGCACGACAAATGTCGCTTCCTTCGAGCGGCTGCTGTTGCCGAAGCGATCGACCACGGCCACCGTCCAAAAATAGGAGCCGCTGGTCAAGCGGCCGGGATAGGGCAACGCCATGGTGCCGGCCGGCAGCTCCGAGATCGTCAGCAACAGCGTTGGAAAGCCGCCGATCAGTTTGAAAACTTGAATGGTGAAAGTGTGCTCGAAGGAGAGCGGCGGCATGAACCATTGCAATTGCGGTGAATGGCTGGTGAGCACCTGGCCGTTTGCCGGCTGTTGCGGCAGCGGCTCCTCGGCGATGACGCGCACCAACTGAAACGGCGCCGACCTCGCCTGCGCACCGGGCGCATCGCGGGCGCTGATGTGAAAGGATTCACCCACCAGATTGTAGGGATTGATCGCGCGGCCGCCGCTCTCCCGCAACTCCTCCGGAGAAAACGTGCGCTCCCATCTCGCGGGCGTGCTGCTGCGCCGCAGGGAATCGTCGAATGCCGCCGCCGGGATCTCCACCTGCACCCGTTGCAGGTCGTTGGGGCCGTCGCCGTCGCTCACTTCCGCGGTCACCGTCAGAAAAACGAAATCGGTGTCGCTCAGTGACGCCCGCGTTTTCACATGCGCGGCGGTTACTTTCGCGCCCGTCACCTGGGGCACGGCATCAAGATGGAAAGCGACTTCCCGGGTTTGTCGCGCTGCCACTTCCACCCCGGCACTGTCGTCAGCAAAACCCTCTGCAGTCACCAGCAACATGTAGCGGCCGGGTGACAGTCCGGAGAAAGTGAATTCCCCGAAGGTGCTGGTGCGCCGGCTTTCGCCGCCGGGCAGCAGACGCACCTCGGCGCCCGGCAGGGGACTGTAAGGTTGATAAAAGCTGGTGACCCTTCCGGTGATAGTGCCCTTCTCCTGATAAGCCGGCGACTCCGGATCGAGCGGATTGCTGTGCTCTGCCGGCGTGGTGCAGGAAAGCAGCCAGCAGCACATGGCGGGCAGAAGTAACGCGCACAACCCCGCCACCCGGCCTGCCAGCGGCTTTGCAATTCGCCCTGTCTTCGTCATTAATTGTGCTACTCTTGAAAAAAAACATCACACCCGCGAAGATGATTTCGGAGCGCAGACCTCCTGTCTGCATTGGCTGACAGACGGGAGGGCTGCGCCACGATCAGTCAAAAACCACGATGCCCGAGGGGGAAAGCCGCTGCTTGGCGAAGTTCTCCTCTTTTCAAACAAACAAGCAAGGCCTTGCAGCGCAGAGTCACTGTATCAAGCAAGAACCAAACCAGACCCTGGCCGCAACTTTCTCGCGAGGTCGAGGTCACTTGCCAGTTCGATACCAGAGCATGCCGCAAATATAGAGATTCGCCATCGAATTTCAAGAACAAACCTGGCTGTTAGCAGCCGGCTTATTTGCGAAGCCAAGCCCAGTGGGCAAGGCTTGCGCGCCCAAGCCAATTTTAAATGCGCAAATTTTGCCCAGCATGGCCTGAAGGAGAGAAGCCGTGTAATGCTAATTCTGAACTTATCGTTTGCAGATAATCGACACAGTAATGGCATCGAGTTTGGATGCGCGGTATACGGACGGATTAATCAGTGTCTTTCTGAAAGCGTTGTCCTCGGCTGAGCCGGGGGCCCTCAAAAACCAGATGCCGTGAAACAGTCGGGATTTGAGACAACGGCCAGGCCGCTGCAGGAACAGTCGTAAAAAGTCAGCGATTTCAGACCCTATCACCTGTTTTTTTACCATCACCTCACAGCATAGAGAGGCTAATGACATGTTGCGACGAAAGCCACACACTTTCGCACTTGGGCTGATAGTGGCGATGTGGGTGTTTTCGTCTGCTGGCACAGTGGCTGCGCAGAGTTTGCAACTTTCACGTCACAGCGATTACTCGACGTCTGACGGAATTTTTGCCTTTATTGACACTTTGCATGTCCGTGTGATTGCAACCAACATCAATTACTTGGATCTGGAGAAGAACGAATTCGAGTTGCAACCCGCCGGCGGTGGCGACAGTCGGAAAGGCAGTTTTCTCAATCATCTGAATGGCAGTTATGAAGCCCGTATTCCGCTGGCTGATTTGAACCAAAGGTATAGCGCCTGGGTGTTTCGTGCGGAAATCCGCGATCATCGCAACGGCCAGTTCAAAGCCGAAGTGCCGATCGTGATTCAAGCCCGGCCCGGGGTTGGTGATTCGCTGCTTGTCACCGGCCGGATCGAAGTGGCCACCAGGGATTATATTATCTTGTCCGGCAACAACGTGATCCATCTCGACAATCGCACCCGGGTGATAGAAGGCGGCCGGATCCTGTCGCCCGGGGACTTGAAGCCGAATTGGAAAGTGCAGGTGCTGGCGGAGCGTCGCTCGGACGACA harbors:
- a CDS encoding prolyl oligopeptidase family serine peptidase — encoded protein: MMMLLGSVLALPAQPLQYPHSKKVEVVDDYHGVRVADPYRWLEEAEAEDTRAWVAAQNELTFGYLKQISSRAALKQRLTELWNYPRYSVPVREGGRYFYTKNDGLQNQAVLYMQETLDGEARVVLDPNQLSADGTVALTNQSYSKDGRLLAYGLSSRGSDWQEIRIRNIDTGEDFPETLHWCKFAGIAWRHDHQGFYYNRFPEPGTVAKEDENNFNRVYYHRLGTPQMQDQLVFERPDFKELGFSPMITDDGKYLVLYVYHGTDPKNRIYYREVDSDGPFIRLLDEADAGYSPIDNDSTIFYFQTDLQAPRGRIIAIDLKQPAREHWREIIPEQPEVISFATMVNNQFVVAYMRDAHHVLKVFDRDGGFVRELPLPTIGSISGLSGRRQDSEMFLQFTSFLFPATIHRYDFTTDLLVKFRGAAVKFDPTPYETRQIFYTSKDGTRVPMFLTHKRGLARNGGNPVLLYGYGGFNVSLTPYFSVSNALWLENGGVLAVPNLRGGGEYGEEWHQAGTLARKQNVFDDFIAAAEWLCVNGYTNPRKLAISGGSNGGLLVAACLVQRPELFGAVICQVPVIDMLRYHKFTVGRYWISDYGNPDKPEDFKFLYAYSPLHNVKPGVAYPPTLITTADTDDRVVPAHAKKFAATLQAAQAGPNPILIRIETKAGHGGGKPTTKQIEEAADIHAFLCKTLGITLPGK
- a CDS encoding PLP-dependent aspartate aminotransferase family protein translates to MGFMTDAVHAGQHPEETTGAVIVPIFQTATYAQEAPAVHKGYEYGRTGNPTRLALEKNLAALERGRFAHAFSSGMAATSTVTKLLKAGDHVVCTANVYGGTARYFRQVMADFGLQFDFVDTSSLEQVAQVWRRETKMLFVESPTNPLLILSDLRALADFCHERKALLVVDNTFLSPYFQRPLELGADLVVHSTTKFINGHSDVIGGVVVTSNAAVAERLAFLQNAVGAVPSPFDCWLILRSTKTLPLRMRQSNANAMAIANFLAADPRVVKVYYPGLASHPQHELAKRQQLDPYGQPGFGGMISFELADFDTAKTFLKGIKLFTLAESLGGVESLICHPTSMTHASVPPEMRQRIGLRDGLVRLSVGIEDAEDLIADLQRGLQLIS
- a CDS encoding peptidase MA family metallohydrolase, producing the protein MKLINNKIFASAVRRLRLAGGCAAAVVLLLAPPLRPQDWQYLHAGRFTLAHVASEEKLAAGLLVELERQQQQLSERLQFRPRRPLTVFLCPSQYSFDYLTRHLVPDWGEAAVDVNGGRMFLKSPAANRGRELQPATLRHELVHVMLAEMVVPHRAPRWFDEGVATWLSGETQHVSPTLISSAMATHSLLSFDAIEELLTFPNPRAGLAYSISFHAVNYLVQQYGEAALVQYARSLAAQGDPRAAFQAAFQKDLWDFEAEYFDYLRANFRWYFLLDENVLWSLALLLLVVAGFIATRRRIRRRMREMQEEDRDPTWHEADPAGQA
- the glgA gene encoding glycogen synthase GlgA translates to MRIAFATSECVPFVKTGGLADVSGALPRALAEAGMEVKVFLPLYDSIRVLDHGLLFAGELRDLPLQIGNLNLTCNTWYKKTPGLSLEHYFIDCPHYFHRGRVYTSDYDEDGRFILLQQALISILQRYHWAPQVLHANDWPTALLPVYLKDKYYWDRLFDHTASVLSIHNLGYQGRFGRESIAAAGLSYDKYYPGGPYEFHNSFSFLKTGILYADLITTVSETYAREIQTPTSGEGLQDILAMRRADLHGILNGIDTSEWNPRVDKYIPHRYDFDSFATKVRNKQALLARFGLPFDPEVPVIGMISRLTPQKGLELLAGAFHDLMQMPLQIIVLGEGERKYEEFLQWAVSAHPGKVGVYLGFNNELAHWITAGCDMFLMPSRYEPCGLNQMYSLNYGTVPIVRRTGGLADTVHDYHEFHGQGNGFSFRDFTPYALFTSVQRAVRLFHEKAIWREMVRRGMSEDFSWQHAAQKYLEVYRLAAARKQ